One part of the Trichoplusia ni isolate ovarian cell line Hi5 chromosome 2, tn1, whole genome shotgun sequence genome encodes these proteins:
- the LOC113508416 gene encoding CRAL-TRIO domain-containing protein C3H8.02 — MAEELKPVNEDDLKLLKERMNLIVSADPAQYHNEYSLRRYLRAFKTVDSAFQAIIKTNKWRVEYGVAELSENKELIAKYSDKARVLRHRDITGRPIIYIPAKNHSSSDRNIDDLTKFIVYCLEDASKKCFEEVVDNLCIVFDLNGFTLSCMDYQVLKNLIWLLSRHYPERLGVCLVTNAPAFFSGCWTVIKGWLDENTSRKVVFMHSEMDLCQYLIPDILPDDM; from the exons ATGGCTGAAGAACTCAAACCAGTTAATGAAGATGACTTAAAATTGTTGAAAGAAAGAATGAATTTAATCGTTAGTGCGGATCCAGCACAATACCACAATGAATATTCACTGCGTCGATACTTAAGAGCGTTCAAAACAGTGGACAGCGCATTTCAG gccataataaaaacaaacaaatggcGGGTGGAGTATGGTGTTGCTGAGTTGAGTGAGAATAAAGAGCTTATAGCAAAGTACTCTGATAAGGCAAGGGTGCTGAGACACAGGGATATTACTGGCCGGCCGATAATATACATTCCAGCTAAAAACCACAGTTCCAGTGACAGAAACATTGATGATTTGACTAAATTCATAGTCTATTGCTTG GAGGATGCCAGTAAAAAATGTTTCGAAGAGGTTGTAGATAATCTATGCATTGTTTTTGATCTAAATGGTTTCACATTATCATGCATGGATTACCAAGTCCTAAAGAACTTAATCTGGTTACTGAGTCGACACTACCCTGAGAGGCTGGGTGTGTGTCTGGTCACCAATGCACCAGCCTTCTTCTCTGGATGTTGGACTGTTATAAAAGGATG gcTTGATGAAAACACATCAAGGAAGGTGGTATTCATGCATTCAGAAATGGATTTATGTCAGTACCTGATACCAGATATTCTACCCGACGACATGTAA